The region CCGAGAGCAGCACCCGCGAGATGGACAGGCCCAGGCCCGAGCCCTTGATGTTCTGGTGCCCCGCGCTGCGCCAGAAGCGGTCGCCGATGCGGGCCAGTTCCTCGTCGCTGAGGCCCGGACCGCGGTCGGTGACGACCACCGTCGAGACCTCGCCGTTCGACGCGACCGTCACCTCGACGTCCTCGCCCTCGGGCGTGAACTTCAGCGCGTTGTCGATCACCGCGTCCAGGGCACTGGACAGGGTGACCGGGTCGGCCCAGGCGGTGGTGGCCGGGCAGGTCCCCGTCAGGCGTACTCCCCTGCTGTCGGCCAGTGGTGACCAGGACGCGACGCGCTCGGCCGCCAGCTCACCGATGTCGGTCAGCCGCAGGTCCGCCTCGGCGTGCTCGGCGAGCGCCAGGTCGAGCAGGTCGTCCAGGACCTCGGCGAGGCGCTTGCCCTCGGTGCGGACCGACGCGATCTCCTCATTGTCCTCCGGCAGTTCGAGCGCGAGCAGTTCGATGCGCAGCAGCAGCGCCGAGAGCGGGTTGCGCAACTGGTGCGAGGCGTCGGCGACGAAGGCGCGCTGCTGCTCCAGGACGTCTTCGACGTTGTCCGCCATCTCGTTGAACGACCGGGCCAGGCGCCTGAGTTCCGGCGGACCGCCCGCGACCGCGACCCGCGACTTCAGCCGCCCGGTCGCGATGTCGTGGGTGGTGGCGTCGAGGACGCGTACGGGCCTGAGCACCCAGCCGGTCAGCCGCAGCGCCGCGCCGAGGGCGAGGAGCATCGCGGCGACCTCGCCCGCGCCGATGATCACCCAGCCGTGCAGGATCTTCGAACGCATCTGTCCGGTGGGCGAGTCGGTGACCACGACCGCGATGACGTCACCGTCCCGGATGACCGGGGACGCGACGACGAGCCGGTCGCGCTGCCACGGCCAGACCTGCTCCGGGTCGTGGCTGCGGCGGCCCAGGAGCGCCTCGTTGAAGGCGTCGCGTCCCTCGCCCTTCCCGACCACGTACCAGTTCTCGGGCGCGTTGGCCATGGGGGCCAGGTCGCGGTAGAAGACGCCGACACGAATGCCGTACACCTCGTAGTACGCGACGAGTTCCTTGCGCAGGGTCTCCCCGCGCTCGTCCGTCGTGCCCACTCGGGAGCCGCCGGCCGGCTGCTCGGTGACGAACTGCGCGAGGGCGGCGAAGCGTGCCGTGTCGTCGATGCGGTCGACGACCACACGCTGTTGCTCGGCGGCCGCGACACTCACGGCGAGCGGGATGCCGAGCGCGAGCAGCACGGCTGCCATCAGAACGATGAGCAGCGGAAGGAGGCGGGTGCGCACCGGTGCACGCTACGCCGCGGGAGCGACGAGCCGGTACCCCACGCCGCGCACGGTCTCGATCAGCGCCGGCATGCGCAGCTTGGAACGCAGGGACGCGACATGCACCTCCAGGGTGCGCCCGGTCCCCTCCCAACTGGTGCGCCACACCTCGCTGATGATCTGCTCCCGGCGGAAGACCACCCCGGGCCGCTGGGCGAGCAGCGCGAGCAGGTCGAACTCCTTGCGGGTCAGTTGGACGACCGAACCGTCGACGCTGACCTGGCGGGTGGGCAGTTCGATGCGGACCGGCCCGAGCCGCAGCGCGGTGTCGCCGGAACCGGCGGCGTCGTCGGGGACGCTGCGCCGACTGACGGCGTGGATACGGGCGAGCAGTTCTCCGGTGTCGTAGGGCTTCACCACGTAGTCGTCGGCGCCGAGGTTGAGGCCGTGGATCCGGGACCGTACGTCGGAGCGGGCGGTGACCATGATCACCGGAGTGCTGGTGCGTTTGCGGATCTTGCCGCAGACCTCGTAGCCGTCCTGGTCGGGCAGGCCCAGGTCGAGCAGGACCACACCGAAGCCGTCGCTTTCCGGAACCAGCGCCTGCAGGGCCTCCTCACCGCTGCGGGCGTGCGTGACGTCGAAGCCGTGTCGCGCCAGCACCGCGGACAGGGCAGCCGCGACGTGGTTGTCGTCCTCGACGAGCAGCAGTCTCACTCCGGCCCCCTCCGGTTCATCGGTCGTACGGTCCGATCCTGTTGGATCGCGGCGCACACGCGTGTGCACCAAGGAAGTCACGCCGATGGATCACGACGGCGTCAAGAGGCTTCGGGTCGCGGAGGACTTCCGTTACCCAGCCGGTACGCGGCCGGTACGCGGTCGCGCAACAGCTGCTACGACACGTGTCCGATTGCTACCGGATCGTGATGCTCAAGTTCCCCTCAGATGTAATGACGCTGGTCGCACGGGGTCACTACTGTCCACCGAAACCGAGGAGGACGGAGCCCCAGAGCGATGACCGAAGTATCGGTGGCCAAGGATGCCGTGGCCGCGACCGAGGACCTGGTCGTCCTGAAGAGCGTCAACAAGCACTTCGGCGCGTTGCACGTGCTCCAGGACATCGACCTGACGATCGCACGTGGCGAAGTCGTCGTGGTCATCGGGCCCTCCGGGTCCGGGAAGTCCACCCTGTGCCGCACCATCAACCGCCTGGAGACGATCGATTCGGGCGACATCACGATCGACGGCAAGCCGCTGCCCGACGAGGGCAAGGCACTGGCCCGGCTGCGGGCCGACGTGGGCATGGTCTTCCAGTCCTTCAACCTCTTCGCGCACAAGACGGTGCTCGAGAACGTGATGCTGGGTCAGATCAAGGTCCGCAAGGCCGACAAGAAGGCGGCCGAGGAGAAGGCGCGCGGACTGCTCGACCGGGTGGGCGTGGGCACCCAGGCGGACAAGTACCCCGCGCAGTTGTCGGGCGGTCAGCAGCAGCGGGTCGCGATCGCGCGGGCGCTGGCGATGGACCCCAAGGTCATGCTCTTCGACGAGCCGACCTCGGCACTCGACCCCGAGATGATCAACGAGGTCCTGGAGGTCATGCAGCAGCTCGCGAGCGACGGCATGACGATGATCGTCGTCACCCACGAGATGGGCTTCGCTCGTTCGGCTGCCAACCGGGTGGTCTTCATGGCCGACGGTCGCATCGTCGAAGAGGCCGTGCCGGACCAGTTCTTCAGCAATCCCCGCAGCGACCGCGCCAAGGACTTCCTGTCGAAGATCCTTCACCACTGACGGCCTGCGCTTCGTCATCACTGAAGTTCGTTCCTGAACCGACGTTCAGCACTGACGTTCAGCACTGACGTTCAGCACTGACCTTCATCACTGAAGCCCATGCCTGAAGACCTGCATCTCCTCCCCAGCCAAAGGATGTTCACCATGAAGCTCCGCAAGGTCACCGCCGCCTCGGCCGTCGTGCTCGCGCTCGCCGTGACCGCCACGGCGTGCGGCTCCGACAACAAGAAGGACAGCGGCTCCTCGGGCAGTGGCGGCGGCAAGATCACCGTCGGCATCAAGTTCGACCAGCCGGGCATCGGCCAGAAGACCCCGCAGGGTTACGCGGGCTTCGACGTCGACGTCGCCACGTACGTCGCCGGGAAGCTCGGCTACAAGCCCGACCAGATCCAGTGGAAGGAGACGAAGAGCGCCGACCGCGAGAACGCGCTCTCGCGCGGTGACGTCGACTTCATCGCCGCCTCCTACTCGATCACCCCGGAACGCGAGAAGAAGGTCGACTTCGCCGGTCCCTACCTGCTCGCCCACCAGGACGTGCTGATCCGGTCCGACGACACCGCCATCAAGTCGCCGTCGGACCTCAACAGCAAGAAGCTGTGTTCCGTGGTCGGTTCGACCTCGGCTCAGAACGTGCACGACAAGCTGGCGCCCAAGGCCCAGCTCCAGCAGTACCCGACGTACTCGGCCTGCCTGACGGGGCTGCAGAACAAGGCGATCGACGCCCTGACGACGGACGACTCGATCCTCGCCGGCTATGCCTCGCAGGCCGCCTTCAAGGGCAAGTTCAAGCTCGGCGGCTTCAAGATGACCAACGAGAACTACGGCATCGGCGTCAAGAAGGGCAGCGACCTCAAGGCCAAGATCAACACTGCTCTCGAGGCGATGGTCTCCGACGGTTCCTGGAAGAAGGCCGTGGACAAGAACTTCGGTCCGGCGCAATACAAGAACGAGCCCGCTCCGAAGATCGGCAACATCGTCAGCTGATGTAGGGCCCGCCGGTGCGCCGCCCTCGGGGGGCGGCGCACCCGGGCATCACCACACGCGGAAGCGCGGGAAATCGTGTTCGACTTTCTTCAAGGTTACGACCTGCTGGGAGCGTTCTGGATGACGGTGAAGCTCACCGTCCTCTCAGCCGTCGGCTCCCTGATATGGGGAACCCTGCTGGCCGCCATGCGGGTCGGTCCGGTGCCTCTCATGCGCGGATTCGGCACCGCCTACGTCAACATCGTGCGGAACATCCCGCTGACCGTGATCATCCTGTTCACCTCGCTGGGCCTCAACCAGACCCTGCAGGTGAGTCTCGGCGCGGACAAGTTCGAGACGATCAACTTCCGGCTGGCCGTGCTCGGTCTGATCGCCTACACCTCGGCCTTCGTCTGCGAGGCGCTGCGCTCCGGCATCAACACCGTGCCCGTCGGGCAGGCGGAGGCGGCCCGCGCCATCGGCCTGAACTTCACCCAGGTCCTCACCCTGATCGTGCTTCCCCAGGCGTTCCGTTCGGTCGTCGGCCCACTGACGAACGTGCTGATCGCCCTGACGAAGAACACCACGGTGGCGGCCGCGATCGGTGTCGCCGAAGCGGCCACCCTGATGAAGTCCATGATCGAGAACGAGGCCCAACTCATCGCGATCTCCGCCGTCTTCGCCTTCGGGTTCATGTGTCTGACACTGCCGACCGGCCTCCTCCTCGGCTGGGTGGGCAAGAAGGTGGCGGTGAAGCGATGACGTCCGTCCTGTACGACGCCCAGGGCCCCCGCGCCAAGCGGCGCAACATCCTCTACTCGGCGCTGTTCCTGGTCGCCTTCGCGGCCCTGTTGTGGTGGGTGATCACCAGCCTCAACGACAAGGACCAGCTTGCCTGGGAGAAGTGGAAACCCTTCGTCCACGGCGAGGCGTGGAGCACGTACCTCTGGCCGGGACTGCTGAACACCCTGAAGGCCGCGGCCCTGGCCATGATCATCGCCCTGCCGCTCGGTGCCGTCTTCGGCATCGCCCGGCTCTCCGACCACGCCTGGATCCGGATACCCGCGGCCGCGATCGTGGAGTTCTTCCGCGCCATCCCGGTGCTGGTCCTCATGATCTTCGCTCTCGCCGCGTACTCCGAGTACACGAACATCAGCTCGGACGACCGTCCGCTCTACGCGGTCTTCACGGGACTGGTGCTCTACAACTCCTCGGTCCTCGCGGAGATCGTCCGCGCGGGCATCCTGTCGCTGCCCAAGGGGCAGTCCGAGGCGGCCATGGCCGTCGGTCTGCGCAAGAACCAGGTCATGCGGTTCATCCTGCTGCCGCAGGCGGTCACCGCGATGCTGCCGGCGATCGTCAGCCAGCTCGTCGTGATCGTGAAGGACACCGCGCTCGGCGGCGCGGTCCTCACCTTCCCCGAGCTGCTCGCCTCCGTCGGCCCGATGAGCGCGTACTACGGCGCGAACACCATCGCCAGCTTCACCGTGGTGGCCCTGATCTACATCGCGATCAACTTCAGCCTCACGAGCTTCGCGAGTTGGCTGGAGGGACGACTGCGGCGCGGCAAGAAGTCGACGGGCGTGGTGCTTGCGCCGGCCGCGGTCGGGGGCACGGAGTCGACCGGCGCGGGCGGCGCGGGCGGCAGCATCTGACGGGTCCTCACCCTGCGTCGGCGTCAACGGGGGCAGTGGCGTGATCACCACTGCCCCCGTCACTTGACGCAAGCACCGGCAATGGGTTGCATACGTTCTGTGATCGTGCACCCCGCTCCAACTGCCTGTTTCCGAACGTTCCTCAGGACGCCGCTCCGGGCAGGGGGCCGCGCGCCGTGGACCCGGTGATCATCGTCGGCGCGGGGCCCGTGGGCCTCACGCTGGCCCTTGCGCTGGCTCGCCAGGAGGTCCCCTCCGTGGTCCTCGACGAGGGGCCGGGCAAGGACGAACAACGGCTCGCGCGGACGGTGGTGCTGCGCGAGGACACGGCCGCGTTCGTCGAGCGACTGACGGGCCTGCCCCTCACCGATGCCGGTTTCCGTTGGGCCGGATGGCGGTCGATGCGGCGCAAGCAGGTGATGCGCGAGATCAACTTCGCTGCCGGGGCATCGGGCACCGACTCGCCGGACTTCGACGCCGATACGCAAGGCCTTGGGGGCGCGACGCACGGCTCGGGGGCGCACGTCTCGGGAGCCGGCACGCACGGCGAGGTAAGCGGCGCGCGGGCCTTCGGGAGCGGCGCGCACGGCTCGGGGAGTGGCGCCCAGCGCTCCGGGAGGAGCGCGCGGGATCCGAAAGGGAGCGCGCAGAGCCTGAAAAACGCCGGGCTCGGTCCGACCGCGGACGCGCAGGACCCCGAGGGTGCCGACGTGCCCGCCCCGCTGCACCTCGCCCAGCACGCGCTGACCGGCGCTCTGCGCGAGGCCATCATCCACGAACGGCTTATCAAGGTCGCCGTGGGCAGCCGCCTCGACTCGATCGAGCAGGAGTCCTCGGGCGTCACGGCGCACACCCGCGGCCCCAACGGCACCTGGTGGCGCGGCAGTTACCTGATCGGCTGCGACGGACCGCGCTCGACCGTGCGCAAGCTCCAGGACATCCGCTTCCCCGGACGTACCGCCGTCGAACGACACGCCGTGGCAGCGCTGCGTACGGAACTTCCCTGGCCCGGCCAGGCATTGCTGCACCGGATGCCGCCGTGGCGGACGTCGGGCCCCTCGATCGGGGAGGTGACCGCGCGTCCCCTCGCCGACGACGTGTGGCGGCTGGACTGGCTGCTGCCGCCCGGCAAGGACCTGGTCACCCCCGACCTGCTGGTGGCACGCATCCGCGAGACCCTCGCGGGCTGGAACGCCGGCTCCACACCCCCGTACGAGCTGCTCGACACCGGAGTCCACACCATCCACCACCGCCTCGCCCGCCGCTGGCGGGCCGGCCGGGTCTTCCTCGCCGGGGACGCCGCGCACCTGCTCGGCACGCTCGGCACCCAGGGCCTGGACGAGGGCCTGCGGGACGCCGACAACCTCGCCTGGAAGCTGGCGCTCGCCTGGCACCACGGCCCGCACGAGGCGCTGCTCGACAGCTACCAGGCGGAGCGGCGGGCCGTCGTCGCCGCCCGACTGCGCGCCGCCGACCAGGCGCTGCCACTGCTGCGCAGCGGCGGAGGCCTGCGCTCGTACGTCCCCGGGTCGGCCCGTGGCCACGACGCGCTGCTCACGGACGGCCATCTGGGACGCGGCCCGCTGGGTGCGCCGGGGGCGTACGCCGACTCGCCGCTCGCGCCCGCGCACACCGAGTCGGAGACCCCGGTGGACACGACGCCCGGTGCGCCGGTCGTCGACGTGCGCGTGACCGCGGAGGACGGCTCGTTCGTACAGCTGCGTGAACGGCTCGGTCGCGGGGTGCTGCTCGTCGTGCTGATCGCTCCGGGCACGGGCGTGTGGGCGCGCAAGCACTGGGTGACGGCCGGGATCATGCCACGGCTCGCGGCCGCCGTGACCGCGCTGCCGCACCGCGCCGAGCTGCTGGTCGCCGAGAGCTATCCCGGCGCGGCGGCACACACCGTGCTTCTGGTACGCCCCGACGGCCACCTGGTCACCGCGCTGAGCGGGGTGCGTCCGGCCGACCTGTACGCGGCGGCCGAGGCGACACTGGGCGGCCCCGCCACGGCGGAGGCGGAAGCGGAGACGGCGTCGAGTACGACCTGACGACCCTGGTGGTCCGGCCGGCCCCGGACCACCAGGTTCAGATCGCCGAACTCGTCCGGGGGGCGGAGCCACGGCCATCGCGACACCCTCGGTCACCGGACGGTCCACATAGTGACAGTGAGTTGACCGGCCCAGAGCCCCATGGTGTACTCCGGATCGTGACCGACACCTGTGTGCGCCTGTGGCGGAGGGTCCATATGGACCTCGTCCGCTATGCGGGCTGCGTGTGTCGCCCGTCCTGCTGAATTCGCAGCTCTTCTCTCCCTGCGCGCCGCCCCTCGCTGTCGGCTGCCGCGCGCACCCACGCGAACGCCCAGGACGGTACCCGTGTCTGTGTCCACCCCCTCCAGCACGCCTTCCCCCACCGCACCGGTCCAGGCCCCCACCCAGGCCGACCTGCTCGACTTCGTGCGCCGCACCGCCGCCGACACCGAACTGATCGCATCTCTCCCCCTCGACCCCGAGGGCCGCACCTGGGTGCGCCTGGAAGGCCCCGGCGGCAGCGAGGCCTGGCTCATCGGCTGGCCCCCCGGCACCGGCACCGGCTGGCACGACCACGCCGACTCGGTCGGCGCCTTCGTCGCCGCCGCGGGCGAGCTCAAGGAGTACTCGCTCGCCGCCCGCCTGCCCACCGACGGCTGGAAGACCCTCGAACTCTCCGAGGACGTCGACCGCGAACGTCGGTTGCCGGCCGGCAAGGGCCGCTCCTTCGGCCGCCACCACGTGCATGAGGTGCTCAACGAGTCCACCGAGGAGCACGCGATCTCCGTCCACGCCTACTACCCGCCCCTGCCCCGGATCCGCCGCTACAGCCGCACGGGGCAGGTGCTGCGCCTGGAGCACGTCGAGCGTCCGGAGGACTGGCAGTGAGCACACCCCGCCCGGTGGGCATCGACACGTTGCTGGAACGGGTCCGCGAGGGACTCGACCGGGTGGAGGCCGAGGAGGCGTACTCCGCCGCACAGGGCGGCGAAGCCCTCCTCGTCGACATCCGGTACGCCGCCCTGCGCGAGCGCGACGGACTGATCCCCGGCGCCCTCGTCGTCGAGCGCAACGAACTGGAGTGGCGGCTCGACCCCCAGGGCAGCCACCGCGCCCCCGAGGCCACGAGCCATGATCTGCGGGTCGTGGTGGTCTGCAACGAGGGGTACGCGTCCAGCCTCGCCGCCGTCTCCCTCCAGCAGCTCGGACTGCACCGGGCAACCGACCTGGTCGGCGGCTTCCAGGCGTGGAAGGCGGCCGGTTTCCCGGTGACCGCCTAGCTCCCGGCTCACTGTCGCCCTGCGGCGTACGTAGGTGGTGGGCGCCCCTGATGTAAGGGGCGCCCACCATTGCGTTCCGCCCCTTACGCCTTTGCGTACCGCCCCCTACTCCTTGGCCGTGGCCACCGTGACCGGGCGCACCCGCAACGCCACCCGGCCCGACAGCGCGGTGGCGACGAGCGCGAGCAGCCCGGCGAGCGCGACCACGGTGACGTACACCAGGGGTGTGACCGCCGGAGCCGCCCGGCCCGTCATGCCGACGCTGAACGCGGTCAGGACGGCGAGCGCGATTCCGCTGCCGAGCGCGGTGGCGAGCAGCAGGACCGAGAGCGCCTCCGTGCGCAGCATCACCAGCACCTGGCGCCGGGTC is a window of Streptomyces mirabilis DNA encoding:
- a CDS encoding sensor histidine kinase, with the translated sequence MRTRLLPLLIVLMAAVLLALGIPLAVSVAAAEQQRVVVDRIDDTARFAALAQFVTEQPAGGSRVGTTDERGETLRKELVAYYEVYGIRVGVFYRDLAPMANAPENWYVVGKGEGRDAFNEALLGRRSHDPEQVWPWQRDRLVVASPVIRDGDVIAVVVTDSPTGQMRSKILHGWVIIGAGEVAAMLLALGAALRLTGWVLRPVRVLDATTHDIATGRLKSRVAVAGGPPELRRLARSFNEMADNVEDVLEQQRAFVADASHQLRNPLSALLLRIELLALELPEDNEEIASVRTEGKRLAEVLDDLLDLALAEHAEADLRLTDIGELAAERVASWSPLADSRGVRLTGTCPATTAWADPVTLSSALDAVIDNALKFTPEGEDVEVTVASNGEVSTVVVTDRGPGLSDEELARIGDRFWRSAGHQNIKGSGLGLSISRVLLSAGGGSIAYARHEPHGLRVTVTVPRSRPES
- a CDS encoding response regulator transcription factor encodes the protein MRLLLVEDDNHVAAALSAVLARHGFDVTHARSGEEALQALVPESDGFGVVLLDLGLPDQDGYEVCGKIRKRTSTPVIMVTARSDVRSRIHGLNLGADDYVVKPYDTGELLARIHAVSRRSVPDDAAGSGDTALRLGPVRIELPTRQVSVDGSVVQLTRKEFDLLALLAQRPGVVFRREQIISEVWRTSWEGTGRTLEVHVASLRSKLRMPALIETVRGVGYRLVAPAA
- a CDS encoding amino acid ABC transporter ATP-binding protein, whose translation is MTEVSVAKDAVAATEDLVVLKSVNKHFGALHVLQDIDLTIARGEVVVVIGPSGSGKSTLCRTINRLETIDSGDITIDGKPLPDEGKALARLRADVGMVFQSFNLFAHKTVLENVMLGQIKVRKADKKAAEEKARGLLDRVGVGTQADKYPAQLSGGQQQRVAIARALAMDPKVMLFDEPTSALDPEMINEVLEVMQQLASDGMTMIVVTHEMGFARSAANRVVFMADGRIVEEAVPDQFFSNPRSDRAKDFLSKILHH
- a CDS encoding glutamate ABC transporter substrate-binding protein, translating into MKLRKVTAASAVVLALAVTATACGSDNKKDSGSSGSGGGKITVGIKFDQPGIGQKTPQGYAGFDVDVATYVAGKLGYKPDQIQWKETKSADRENALSRGDVDFIAASYSITPEREKKVDFAGPYLLAHQDVLIRSDDTAIKSPSDLNSKKLCSVVGSTSAQNVHDKLAPKAQLQQYPTYSACLTGLQNKAIDALTTDDSILAGYASQAAFKGKFKLGGFKMTNENYGIGVKKGSDLKAKINTALEAMVSDGSWKKAVDKNFGPAQYKNEPAPKIGNIVS
- a CDS encoding amino acid ABC transporter permease; this translates as MFDFLQGYDLLGAFWMTVKLTVLSAVGSLIWGTLLAAMRVGPVPLMRGFGTAYVNIVRNIPLTVIILFTSLGLNQTLQVSLGADKFETINFRLAVLGLIAYTSAFVCEALRSGINTVPVGQAEAARAIGLNFTQVLTLIVLPQAFRSVVGPLTNVLIALTKNTTVAAAIGVAEAATLMKSMIENEAQLIAISAVFAFGFMCLTLPTGLLLGWVGKKVAVKR
- a CDS encoding amino acid ABC transporter permease gives rise to the protein MTSVLYDAQGPRAKRRNILYSALFLVAFAALLWWVITSLNDKDQLAWEKWKPFVHGEAWSTYLWPGLLNTLKAAALAMIIALPLGAVFGIARLSDHAWIRIPAAAIVEFFRAIPVLVLMIFALAAYSEYTNISSDDRPLYAVFTGLVLYNSSVLAEIVRAGILSLPKGQSEAAMAVGLRKNQVMRFILLPQAVTAMLPAIVSQLVVIVKDTALGGAVLTFPELLASVGPMSAYYGANTIASFTVVALIYIAINFSLTSFASWLEGRLRRGKKSTGVVLAPAAVGGTESTGAGGAGGSI
- a CDS encoding FAD-dependent monooxygenase, translated to MDPVIIVGAGPVGLTLALALARQEVPSVVLDEGPGKDEQRLARTVVLREDTAAFVERLTGLPLTDAGFRWAGWRSMRRKQVMREINFAAGASGTDSPDFDADTQGLGGATHGSGAHVSGAGTHGEVSGARAFGSGAHGSGSGAQRSGRSARDPKGSAQSLKNAGLGPTADAQDPEGADVPAPLHLAQHALTGALREAIIHERLIKVAVGSRLDSIEQESSGVTAHTRGPNGTWWRGSYLIGCDGPRSTVRKLQDIRFPGRTAVERHAVAALRTELPWPGQALLHRMPPWRTSGPSIGEVTARPLADDVWRLDWLLPPGKDLVTPDLLVARIRETLAGWNAGSTPPYELLDTGVHTIHHRLARRWRAGRVFLAGDAAHLLGTLGTQGLDEGLRDADNLAWKLALAWHHGPHEALLDSYQAERRAVVAARLRAADQALPLLRSGGGLRSYVPGSARGHDALLTDGHLGRGPLGAPGAYADSPLAPAHTESETPVDTTPGAPVVDVRVTAEDGSFVQLRERLGRGVLLVVLIAPGTGVWARKHWVTAGIMPRLAAAVTALPHRAELLVAESYPGAAAHTVLLVRPDGHLVTALSGVRPADLYAAAEATLGGPATAEAEAETASSTT
- a CDS encoding putative leader peptide — translated: MRLWRRVHMDLVRYAGCVCRPSC
- a CDS encoding cysteine dioxygenase is translated as MSTPSSTPSPTAPVQAPTQADLLDFVRRTAADTELIASLPLDPEGRTWVRLEGPGGSEAWLIGWPPGTGTGWHDHADSVGAFVAAAGELKEYSLAARLPTDGWKTLELSEDVDRERRLPAGKGRSFGRHHVHEVLNESTEEHAISVHAYYPPLPRIRRYSRTGQVLRLEHVERPEDWQ
- a CDS encoding rhodanese-like domain-containing protein: MSTPRPVGIDTLLERVREGLDRVEAEEAYSAAQGGEALLVDIRYAALRERDGLIPGALVVERNELEWRLDPQGSHRAPEATSHDLRVVVVCNEGYASSLAAVSLQQLGLHRATDLVGGFQAWKAAGFPVTA